GACTGATCAATTGTAGAAATGATTTTACATGCAAAACTGAGACATGAGCAGTAATGTCACTAAAGAACGGCATATAACCGGAACAAGCATATCACGATGCACATGATTTTTTATCGGCTGAACATGGAACACAGTAACAAAGGATCGTAACAAACAAAGCATTCATTATGACACGGCTTTGAAGGCACATTTGGGCGTTTTGTTATGCAGTTACAAAGCTCGAGACGTCGCAGAATATGCATGATGTCATGAGGCGAACAGCAAAGCTCCCTTCACAATTTGGCATGGTTTAGAGAGCGGTTAATATAGGTAATTACCTCAATGATGTATCAATTATCAGGGATgttaaacacttaaaaaataaaccgattgaaagaaaaaatgtatgCCTTGCCCATTTCTCCATTTTCCGACAGCAGTTACTTTTTGCTACACATTGCATTTTTGCATTGACCATTGCATAAATGATTACTAaactaaaatgaaatgaaatgccaCTCTCTTCTTTATACTTTTGATCTCGAGAAAGCTACATATTGAAAAGCTGCTTCTGAGTAAtaggtgaagaaaaaacgcaACTTCTACACGACTTTCGATCACACCCGTGGAAGTAAAACCATACTGCTGCTTGAATCAAATGAAATGGGTGTATATTTCATTTAGGTAAAACATTCTCGTAATACTAATATTAACTATTTTTGAATGTATGATGTATTCATATATGTATAATATCATATACATAAGTGTAGTATAAACATACATATATAGGCAATTTGCAAAGAGCAGCGCACTCAACATTAATCAAGTGTGTAGTATACCGATGTGTTCAGCTTACATTTTACGACTATTCCTTTCTTCACATATAGCTATTGCGCACCTTTCAACGACGCTGATAAGCGATGATGATGGCTTTTTCTTCCACAGTAAAAGCGTAATTCGACGCTTCAAACGGAACCTCCTTGAACAATTTCTCGCTTATATGCATATTTCACGTACACGCCTGCCCTGCACTTGCTTGTCACTGCACTACATATTCTATGCTGGGAAATTTGTGATTTGCATTTGCAACTGCCCAACTACAGAAATCGAGTTTTCTGCACATTGGGGGAGGGGAAATAGCATTGTTTCTTTCAACATTCCACCATTTGCGCACCTAACTACACGGCTATGCActttcagtgtttttttttcatatacgTGATGTCAAATTTTACTGAACGCCAGGCCATTGACGAACCATTTTCGCTGAACGCTAGGGATGGTCCGAGACTAGTTTGCACAACGATCATGTGTTAAGTGGTCACTCTTACCTAGCATTCAAACCACACGAATGAATCACCGTTCCTTAGGAATGAAGATGCACCCACGAAAACACGCAACATAATCGCAGCAGAAACATGCAGGAATTCCTTAATGAGACTTCCTCGTAAGGAGTACACTAGCGTAAATTAGGCAGAAATCTGTCTCCTAGAAAACAAATCTATTTTCACCACTGTGGTTTCACCAGGGTGGACCATCTCTAAATGGTTGACAGCTGTCATTTGTATCAAGGTGGTTAGATTTTGTAAATCCGTTGCCAAGCTGTATAAATTACTGAGTGGTTCATTCGTGAAatctttaatttttcatatttattattatttgttccttttgttatattttaacaatattaaaaaaacacacacaccaatgAAAGCGAACATTGGATGAGAAAAGTTTGCAAGGCAAAAGTCATCAACATTTTTCTATACCAGCTTATCTCACCACGGTTAATACATCGCACTCAAAAGAGAAAACGACAGTGCAGGCGCTGGATTAATAATCtcacaaattaaaattaagtaTCACAGTGCGCCGACCATGATCgtttaaagagaattaaaaacaatcttAATTTAATTACATGCATACGGTGCATCAACTGCGTATTTTACATTGTTTGTATACACGACCGAGGACAACTGTCAAAatcaagtaaacaaaaaaggctGGAAACCGGGTGATTTACCTCGTAATATCAAACATTCCATGAATCTTATTTAAATCGCGACCGCCAAGTGCTTTTAAGTTATGATAAATTTTAGAGTTAACTAAACCAGTGTATAATAAAACGAATAGTTGAACAATCATCGAATAGTTTTGGTAATTATACACTGGCAGATAATGGAAATCTACTTCTATACATTGCTCCTGCCAAGTACGGTCATCCCCcgtttttgttccatttttttttattgacaaAGACATTTGGGCAATTAAGCTAAGTTTGCAAACTCATCTTGAAGCGATGGGCAGAGTAGATTTGTTATCTCATGAATAAACTTAAGTTCTTATCTGTTTGCCGCATACTTAAcgaacatatttcattttctgttTTAGGCGAATATCTCTATTTTCAGTTTTACAGTTAACGTCTATTGAATTGACTTCACAGTTGAATGTAAAAGTTTGAACTGGTTTGAACTTGCAGTGCTCCTAAAATGGGATTGGGATCGATGACGGGATGGTTCCCACTTCGGAAACTAACTCAAGGATATATTGTTATTGCTGGCGGTCTAATATCGACTCTTGCAATAAAGCTGGTGCAGCAGTTTTATAGAAGACGAAGCGAAGCAAGTTCGAACATTGGCATGAACAATGTAGTAATCATTACTGGATGCGACTCGGGCTTAGGGTAGGTAGATGAATATCGGATgctttcaaaatgtttaaatattttctgaGAGGGGTTAACTCTTCACTTGGCTTTTTAAACATATAGCTACAACATGGCAAGTATGTGCCTGAAAGCAGGCATGCGGGTAATAGCAACGTGTTTGCACAGTGAATCTGAAGGAGCTATTCAATTAACCAGCCAAAGTGACACAACAGGACAGCTGTATTTGGTAAATCTGGATTTGACTGATCGCGGAAGTATTGAGAAGGCACATCATAGTATTCTTGAATATTTAGCAAGAGCCGGCCCTAACGTTCGTAAGTATTTTCCTATGCCTTCTCGAGTTTGCCTTTCCCATCCCtctgtttatatttaaaaaatatttaattttgcaGGTCTATATGGTGTTGTAAATAATGCAGCTGTAATGTGCTTTGGTGAAGCGGAGTGGTTGTCGCCGGAATTAATAGATATGCCGGTAAGAGTGAACCTTATAGGTACAATGCAATTTACCGTACCTCTCCTAAGCAAGATTAGAGAACACCGAGCACGCATCGTCATCGTAACAAGCCACTGCAGTCGCCAGGCATTACCCGGTTTGAGTGTATACTCCGCGACGAAGGCGGCTCTTCGAGCTTGGACGGATGCTTTGCGCATGGAGCTAGCGCCTCACGGTGTACCAGTCGTTGAATTTATACCCGGCTCATTTTTGTTCCATTCAAACATTTGCGGCCGTCAAATGTATTACTTTGATGAAATGTGGCACTATATGAGTGAAAAACAACGACTCTTCTACGACAACTACTTCAATCGATATCGCAACTATCTAGAACCATTGTGTAAACCACGTGGGGCACAACACATTGCCCAAAATGATCAGCTCTATAGTTGTGTAAAACGCGTTCTGTttgataaacattcaaaaccgaTATATAAATGCGAACCTTGGCGCTATTGGGTATACTATAACGCGTTTCGTGTCGCGCCTTTGTCACTGCGCGATAAACttgttcataaatttataGCCATGCCTGAATTTTagtagcaaaaaaaactaagttAAAGGATTTAGCCTTCTGAAAAGCTAGGGTTTTATAACGGTAcatattttgtaataaaacgTATGTTCGTTTTTAACGCGATAGACCAAAATCAATAACAGGAACAATAGCATACAGGTCCCAAATATAAATgctgaaaatagaaaattgtgAACAACGATAGTAGGGGCTTCTTTCATCATGTTACAACCATACTGCATTCCCTTTCTGCTATTATATGACGCGTTGCGATTTAACATCATTCGTTCCGCTTTATTTTGctcaaatttattcatttatgtaAGCTACGTATTGTTGTATGTAATTCGTTAATTTCTCAAGGACAATATTGATAtttcattgtatttttttttcctacacccAACCTTAACTGAACGTGAATATTGTTGTACTACAATGCGTAGTTTTGTTCTGAAGTACCGAGTATGCAGTATGATATTATTTGCAGCAGACTACCACCTACGATTTCTGCTACTAAACGGTCCTGGCAGTTTTACTCTAGGATGCTGAGATGccacctttttgttttgtacattATGCAATATTCTATTGCACTTATACAGGGGAAGGGAGTGAAGGGGAGGAGTTGAGGGTCTACGTTCATCGATGTACTTGCCCTCTATTAAGATTAACTCAGATCGAATGGTTCACGCTGATAACTTCGAATTCGAATAAATATTACATTTCGTTAGTTTCAACCTGCAATCAACTACATGCATAATATACTCATTTGAGTTATGTTGATATAATATTGTCGTTATATCCACTTGTGTCGTATAAGTCTGCCAATAACTGATAACTTGAAAATCTAATTGGAACTTAGAGGAAACGATTGCTGTCTTTTGATTCGTTAATTTGTTAACAAGCTAATTTCCGTTTTTAACATTAACAATACAAATAGTTTAACATAAAATGTACAGCTTCGTTACTTTTTCCATATCGTGTGGCCCTTTATGCCATCATTCCTTGCCATTGCCTTCATAGCAAAACACTAAAAGCAAACCAACTGAAGTAAGTAGAACTAGTGCGCCATATTAGAAAGGAGCATGGTAGATTATGATAGACGTATAGGATTTCAAACAATTAACTATTGCTTGTAGTACGTTGATagacaagagagagagagagagatgagcTACAAGTCATATGCTGCAAGTGGGCTAGAATTGTCATTTGAATGTCTGTGTTTCACAAAGGAGtgaaaccaatttttaaaaatcgatagAGTTGAACTTCCAACATCTGGCACAGGTTTTAATCATAATATAAGTTGCCATTCACACATTGGCGAGAAATGGTGAAACACGAGTTTTGTTTCCAGACATATTCGAGATCGTCTGGCAAAAGTAATCTAAGTATACCGACTATGAACATTGTAAAAACAAAGAATTCTCGCAGCGCAGTTGTTAAATATAGTTCACAAAGTCACGTGACAGTAATGGAATTATCATTTGAAGAATCTCCTACGCCGCGATTGGTCACCAACGATAGCAGATTGATAGTACTGCTGCACTTATGCCTATACATCCGGACGTCTTTTAGCTTATAACTGTCCCACATGGTAAACAAATTGCTTCTGACATGTAAGGCAAGGACCAATCATTGTGATATCCTTTGATGTACACGCGTCCCTAGCGTCTCGACGCGAGGGGATGTAAGTTTCCCTCATGCACGCCTCATCCATCATAGGCACATGCACCTCACAAGCGCTCCCCTTTCTTAAAATTtgtgttatttatttgtgtATAATTTGCGTTTACGTGTTCGCTCCTCGTGTGGATCACTTGCCTGActtgaaaatatataaatattgtATAAAAGCCTCTGCGAGTAAATGCTAACACAAAGCGCAAGTACAGTGACAAACATACAAACGTGGCTAACTAGCCATGAAAATTCTATTTGGCGGCTGAATGTgtgtaatttatttgttgttttgttatttgtctAAGTTGAACCTCGTCAAAAATTTGCACGAACAAAAATGAACCTATCGTGCAGAGGTAACGAACATTCGAGTTACAGCCACAGTAGGTAGGCTAGTCTCACTGCAGCGACGGTGACCGCTCtgtggcacgaatgtttattcgTTCGGAAATAGGTTTGCAAATGCCAAAGCAGCCTTATTGTACGGTATGTCACTGTATAACATATACAAGAGAAAAATTTACTCATGAGCCTCCGACTCCTGCTGCACGAGCTTGAAGCGCCGCGGCGACTTGATGGACGAAGGTGTCGAGGCCAGCGACTTCAGGCGGCCCATTTGGGCGAGATGCTTCTTTATCAGCCGGGACACTAGAATCTGCGGGCGTTGCTGCCACTCGTTCATCACTTCCTTGGGCGCCATCACCTGGTCGCCCTTGAGGCGATCGAGCAGTGTGACGCACACGATCGCCGCCTTAATGCCGGCGTAGTGCGTCAGCGCGGCAAAGATCGTGCACTCCATCTCAATGTTGACCACGCCGAAGTCGCGCAGCTTCTCGAGGTACTCCATTTTGTCCGTCTCGGAGAACTCACAAAATGCTCCATCTAACCGGCCCTGACCTAATGGGGTAGACCAACAAGCGGTTACTTGTTTGCCGTGCAGCCAGGTACCAATAGTTACCTTCGTAGAAGTCATACGTGCACATCGTTTTCCCGCTGATCGTATCGTACGGATCGTCGTTCGAAGCGAGCGATTTCAGCTCTCGTACAAGCCGCTTATCTAGAATCGCCGGACGGTGCACAATCTTACCCAGGATGGCCTACAACAACAAGCAAAGCAATGTGTCATTTGCGGGAAATCGTCACACCGCACCGCACGCGCGGACCTTACCAACTCATAACTGTTTCGCAGCAATCCATCGTACGCATCCTCCGTGATGACAACGGTTCCCCCTTCGACGCCAATACCACCGCACGTGCCGATACGGATGAAAATGGGATCTTTCACCTTCGCGTGATACATCAGCTTGATAAGTTCGTGGAGGAGGATGCCGACCGACGGTACGCCCATGCCGTGACTAATGGAAAGCACTGGCCCAACCTGGAAAAACGTAAAGCAGAGCGCTGTTAATGCTCTTCGGTTTGCTTTCACAGTGGTCTGCCGCGCCTACCTTGTACATTGAATAACGGTATGAAAATGCACTGATATCTTGCAGCTGGGTGCCGGCCGGGAGCTTGTAGCCGATTTCATCCATGATGAAATGCGCAAACGTTTCCATTCGCTTCGGGGTTCCTCCCATGCAGACGAACTGTGGATGGTGACATCGAATCATTAAACGGCTACATATCATTTACAGGTGGGAAATTCGACCGCCCTTACCTTCACATCGCCGAACATTTCATGCAGATCATGGCTTCCACTTCCCAGCGCCAGGTGGTATAGGATATCCTGGTCCATCAGCTCGATATTGGGATTACGCAACTTGACGGAACCATCGTTGTACCTGCGAGTTAGAATCAAACGAACCAATAATGATCTAGTCGCTAAAACTCGATGTTATATGAAAGCAGAAATGTGTAACGTGTGTGTAGCGTAGTATACTGATGCATAGTTACCTGGTCGATTCGGTCAATTCCTGGCTGTCGCCTTCATCGACCCGTCCATTCTCTTCATTGTTTTGATCGCAGTTTGCATTCTGCAAATCGCTTGCAATCACTTGCTCACTGTTGTGCGCCATTATGGCAACGTTTTGCTTCTACTCCTATGCTACTAGCTATCGTTGTTCACTTTCTTAAAAAGCACACGCTTTCTATCCGTCTATAAGGCTGTGGTCACTgcgagaacaaaaaaacttgAAGGAATTCAGGCAGACCAAACCATGGCAAAAGCGGCAGTGGAAAAAATAACTCGCACGTGCTCTTCTAGTGGGCTTCGTGCTTAACGTGTTACACTTTTTGCTTGCATGagctgttctttttttttttgtattaagACGTACTAAAATCACAAATATTTCGCTTACGAATCACAATGACCAATTTGCAACCCTGAAAACAATCGTCCGATTTTGAGCTAAGATGATTCACATAATAATTTCACCAGTTTCGTGTGCCACTCTTCCAAAAAGGTGGTTCCAAAAGGTATGTTTCTTTGCTCTGTCAACAGTGTGTTTTAAAAAGCTGTTATCACTCTTTCTGTTTAACGCGTGGCTGGGTTTTCCTTACAGAGCGCCGGCGACCGAAGGAAAAGgattgcctttttttcttcttgttggtGCTCGATTTTGGAAACGCAATGCGCACAGCTCGATTCGATACGGTtgtcgggaaggaaaaaagtaagATGCTGATTGTGAAACGCTGGCAGTGTTCCAAAACCCCGGCATCAAAACATCCCGCTGGTTAGGTGGTGCCGGCAATGTTGTTAACACGTCATCTCTAGTCTCACGCTTTCTAGCAATTAGGTAAAAAGAGTCTCGATAGAACCGGTTTCATTCATCTACCCTTGatacaaaaaaatactttcttcGTTGCGAGGGTATACAGCGACATGAAGTGGTTTGGCTTTCCGCATCATGTTATTCATGTTGTTCAGGGAACAACAGAACGTTACGCCGGCCTACGATGGCGATGTGAGTAGACAACCGTTCAGAAAAACACAATGCTGCTTTGGTGCTTCGCTCGTCGGCACAGAAGAGACACTTATCAGGACGCAATTGGCCGACCGACTGGACAGATACACCCCGCAGTCCGAGAAGACGCACGCTCGCCGAACGCCGCAGAACACGCGATACGCGATACACACAAGATATCGAACGAAAGTAGGCTAGGTGCGGAACCTGAACGTGTCGTATTTGCTCCGTCGAACAGCTAAAACTGTCT
This region of Anopheles coustani chromosome X, idAnoCousDA_361_x.2, whole genome shotgun sequence genomic DNA includes:
- the LOC131269537 gene encoding uridine phosphorylase 1, yielding MAWNFRSSVSTEEERDEYNDGSVKLRNPNIELMDQDILYHLALGSGSHDLHEMFGDVKFVCMGGTPKRMETFAHFIMDEIGYKLPAGTQLQDISAFSYRYSMYKVGPVLSISHGMGVPSVGILLHELIKLMYHAKVKDPIFIRIGTCGGIGVEGGTVVITEDAYDGLLRNSYELAILGKIVHRPAILDKRLVRELKSLASNDDPYDTISGKTMCTYDFYEGQGRLDGAFCEFSETDKMEYLEKLRDFGVVNIEMECTIFAALTHYAGIKAAIVCVTLLDRLKGDQVMAPKEVMNEWQQRPQILVSRLIKKHLAQMGRLKSLASTPSSIKSPRRFKLVQQESEAHE
- the LOC131269536 gene encoding retinol dehydrogenase 7, which translates into the protein MGLGSMTGWFPLRKLTQGYIVIAGGLISTLAIKLVQQFYRRRSEASSNIGMNNVVIITGCDSGLGYNMASMCLKAGMRVIATCLHSESEGAIQLTSQSDTTGQLYLVNLDLTDRGSIEKAHHSILEYLARAGPNVRLYGVVNNAAVMCFGEAEWLSPELIDMPVRVNLIGTMQFTVPLLSKIREHRARIVIVTSHCSRQALPGLSVYSATKAALRAWTDALRMELAPHGVPVVEFIPGSFLFHSNICGRQMYYFDEMWHYMSEKQRLFYDNYFNRYRNYLEPLCKPRGAQHIAQNDQLYSCVKRVLFDKHSKPIYKCEPWRYWVYYNAFRVAPLSLRDKLVHKFIAMPEF